The proteins below come from a single Triticum aestivum cultivar Chinese Spring chromosome 5D, IWGSC CS RefSeq v2.1, whole genome shotgun sequence genomic window:
- the LOC123121148 gene encoding BTB/POZ domain-containing protein At2g46260-like, whose amino-acid sequence MARPIIDGHRRWCAAVASEIIIRRVWSSWRYSLDDRRFNGVPVEYKMADMVADWIVDQSKPSLEDYTHLTIISCMRRCSQLLTSLRMTTESALLYIDHPCSVSMAAEVQHVIAFAKEFLANKYKDFNKFKSELMNISLSGIEAIFSSTDIHIKCENDLYYFMLEWARTRYLDSEERREILSSRLLPLVRFSHMTRAAFVEILTCTDNDIEHEQVTKRITEVLLDKAYPRQMEGALTTQTCQQFAERAYKCKPVKLVVFYRPRPQVTVYLDLTREECSRIFPSKHINSHCFWLAGWRFYLKASCEMNEQRKLCTFGLWVGVRENPKGSTDLTVDIELAARVGSSGKFVSELEDTFTFNSSDRLYGCNDLFDMPWSMFIADDDVFIDGVLHLRADLGVAVGRPELQSWRYLTQQT is encoded by the exons ATGGCCCGTCCCATCATCGACGGGCATCGCCGATGGTGTGCTGCGGTTGCATCGGAGATCATCATCCGACGGGTGTGGAGCAGTTGGCGTTACAGTCTTGATGATCGCCGCTTCAATGGGGTTCCG GTTGAATATAAG ATGGCTGACATGGTGGCTGACTGGATTGTTGACCAGTCAAAACCCAGTCTAGA ggactatacacatctaacaattATCTCTTGCATGAGGCGTTGCAGTCAGCTGCTCACAAGCTTGCGTATGACAACAGAATCTGCACTGCTCTACATAGACCATCCTTGCTCGGTTTCAATGGCTGCTGAGGTCCAGCATGTGATAGCTTTTGCCAAGGAATTCCTTGCTAACAAGTACAAGGATTTTAATAA GTTCAAAAGTGAGTTGATGAACATTTCTCTTTCTGGGATTGAAGCCATCTTTTCAAGTACTGACATACATATCAAATGTGAAAATGACTTATATTACTTTATGCTGGAGTGGGCCCGTACAAGATACCTAGATTCAGAGGAAAGACGTGAGATCTTGAGTTCTCGTTTACTTCCACTGGTTCGCTTTAGTCATATGACACGTGCAGCGTTTGTGGAGATCCTTACATGCACTGATAATGATATAGAGCATGAGCAAGTAACTAAGCGAATTACTGAGGTACTTCTAGACAAAGCTTACCCAAGACAGATGGAAGGTGCTCTTACTACACAAACCTGTCAGCAATTTGCTGAGCGAGCTTACAAGTGCAAACCTGTGAAATTGGTTGTTTTTTATCGACCCCGCCCACAGGTTACAGTTTACCTGGATCTAACGCGCGAGGAGTGCTCTCGAATCTTCCCGTCTAAACATATAAACTCGCACTGCTTCTGGCTTGCAGGCTGGCGCTTTTATCTCAAGGCATCATGTGAAATGAATGAGCAGAGGAAGTTGTGCACTTTTGGCCTCTGGGTAGGAGTCCGTGAGAATCCGAAGGGCTCAACAGATTTGACCGTAGATATTGAGCTTGCTGCAAGGGTTGGATCGTCAGGAAAATTTGTAAGCGAGTTGGAAGATACGTTTACCTTCAATTCGTCAGATCGGTTATATGGATGCAATGATCTTTTTGACATGCCATGGTCGATGTTCATTGCTGACGACGACGTCTTCATCGACGGTGTGCTGCATCTGAGAGCTGATTTGGGGGTGGCGGTGGGGCGGCCGGAATTACAGTCTTGGCGATATCTCACTCAGCAAACTTAA